A region from the Pelobates fuscus isolate aPelFus1 chromosome 1, aPelFus1.pri, whole genome shotgun sequence genome encodes:
- the TMEM35B gene encoding transmembrane protein 35B: MALVFTAIRLLLGLFFGLAGALKLTDCISADVHAQMKSQFVQFADVFPLKELGYKPEPLQYMQAVGWVELVAGILLAVGPQILREISNFVLCVVMIGAIYTLLILKEPIAMCAPATVCLGLLLLLNIRGQGRRQKSKFE; the protein is encoded by the exons ATGGCTTTAGTATTCACAGCTATCCGCCTCCTCCTGGGGCTCTTCTTCGGCCTGGCCGGGGCGCTCAAACTCACCGACTGCATCTCGGCCGACGTACACGCACAGATG AAATCCCAGTTTGTGCAGTTTGCAGATGTCTTCCCTTTAAAAGAATTGGGCTAcaaaccagaaccactgcagtacATGCAAGCAGTGGGCTGGGTGGAACTGGTGGCTGGTATCCTGCTTGCGGTGGGACCCCAGATCCTGCGCGAAATCAGTAACTTTGTGCTGTGCGTTGTAATGATTG GTGCCATCTACACTCTTTTGATTTTAAAGGAACCGATTGCTATGTGTGCCCCAGCTACAGTCTGTCTGGGACTCCTACTTCTGCTAAATATCAGAGGCCAAGGCaggagacaaaaatcaaagtttgAATGA